A single genomic interval of Chitinophaga sp. 180180018-3 harbors:
- a CDS encoding RNA methyltransferase, translating into MTPERRERLLAVLSKRQANLTVVMEDVQDPHNVAAVMRTCDAVGIQDIYIITTKAPRKKKWGHRSSSSAERWLTVHQFDNVAECVAVLRKQYNKILTTHLSSDARALYDIDFSGSVALVFGNEQEGVSEEIRNLADGNFIIPQMGIIRSLNISVACAVSIYEAMRQKMNAGHYEKTGLPEAQYNSLLEEWGFREEDL; encoded by the coding sequence ATGACACCAGAAAGAAGGGAAAGGCTACTCGCTGTACTGAGCAAGAGACAGGCCAATTTAACGGTTGTGATGGAAGATGTGCAGGATCCCCATAACGTAGCAGCTGTCATGCGTACCTGCGATGCAGTGGGTATACAGGATATTTATATTATTACCACCAAGGCGCCCCGGAAGAAAAAATGGGGTCATCGTAGCAGTAGCAGTGCGGAACGCTGGCTAACGGTACATCAATTCGATAATGTGGCCGAATGTGTAGCGGTGCTGCGTAAGCAATACAACAAGATCCTGACTACACATCTGTCGTCCGATGCCAGAGCTTTATATGATATAGATTTCAGTGGTTCTGTGGCACTTGTGTTTGGTAATGAGCAGGAGGGGGTGAGTGAAGAGATCCGGAACCTGGCAGATGGCAACTTTATTATTCCCCAGATGGGAATTATCCGTTCCCTGAATATTTCTGTGGCCTGTGCTGTGAGTATCTACGAAGCTATGCGGCAGAAAATGAATGCCGGGCATTACGAAAAAACCGGTTTGCCGGAAGCGCAATACAACAGCTTGTTGGAAGAATGGGGATTCCGGGAGGAGGATTTATAA
- a CDS encoding AsmA-like C-terminal region-containing protein: MLKKLLKFVGIALLVLILAAFAIPYFFKDKIMAKVKTELNNRLLAKVDFKDVDISLFRHFPRLAVGLEDLQVTGTGAFEADTLIAVKQIDVALNLMSVIKGGKIDIYNIALSHPRIHAIVNKDGAANWNIMKPDTAAAKPADTSKTTFALSLQQYKIEDAWISYDDRQGNMALQISGLDHEGKGDFTQDQFLLQTSTNAEGITFRYGLVPYLSQVKAKLDAGIQIDNNSKTYTIKDAKAVLNNLQLALQGSFKLINDSTYGMDLGFKAPSTNFKDLLSLVPTVYKTDFDKIKTSGTAAFSGFVKGNYSPKQMPSFGLDLSVKDGFFQYPDLPKPVKNIQIAMKISNPDGVPDHTVVDIPTGHLEMDNTPLDLRLLIKTPVSDMYLDGAAKGKLDLSKITQFVKLTSGTNLTGLLDADISAKGNMSAIEKQQYDKFYAAGTLQLSNMLYKSKDYPDGVKVNNLALQFNPKNVTVKDLNGQYLGTNFQANGEVNNLLAYTFKNAPLDGHMTVKADNIDLDKWMGTNTSNTGTTPEKAKTDSAAAIPFAVPANLNLGLQANVDKVHYAKADLTNVSGNLAIKDETVTMQQLKANALQGTMEINGSYSTKASKINPDINLTYNVQNLDVQQTFNTFNTVQKLMPIGKFLSGKITSQLSMHGKLGKDMSPELNTLTGEGNLLLIQGFLKEFAPVDQLANSLNIAQLKDISLRDIKNYFAFENGRVKVNPFKVTVNGVRMDIAGSHGFDQSLDYTLQLALPRSMMGSAGNNLVNNLASQAQAKGIPVNIGDSVHLQVLLGGNILKPNLKTDLRESANNLKTQATELVKNKIDTVKHTVKDSLNQLKNNAVNQLTNELKNQLAGKKDSAATGKPLENVGKQAGETMKNTLNSLFGKKKAVDSTKH, translated from the coding sequence ATGCTCAAAAAGCTCCTGAAATTTGTGGGCATTGCTTTGTTAGTACTGATACTGGCAGCATTTGCTATACCCTATTTCTTCAAAGACAAAATAATGGCAAAGGTTAAAACGGAACTGAACAACCGTTTACTGGCTAAAGTTGATTTTAAAGATGTGGATATCAGCCTGTTTCGTCACTTTCCTCGCCTTGCAGTGGGCCTGGAAGACCTGCAGGTAACTGGTACCGGTGCATTTGAAGCTGATACCCTGATTGCTGTAAAACAGATTGATGTGGCCCTTAACCTGATGAGTGTTATAAAGGGAGGTAAGATAGACATCTACAACATAGCGCTATCACATCCACGGATACACGCCATAGTGAATAAAGATGGCGCAGCTAACTGGAATATCATGAAACCGGATACTGCAGCAGCTAAGCCTGCAGATACCAGTAAAACCACCTTTGCACTCAGCCTGCAACAATATAAAATTGAGGATGCCTGGATCAGCTACGACGATCGTCAGGGTAATATGGCATTGCAGATCAGCGGCCTGGATCATGAAGGAAAAGGTGATTTCACACAGGATCAGTTCCTGTTACAAACCAGCACCAACGCGGAAGGCATTACTTTCCGCTATGGCCTGGTCCCCTACCTCTCACAGGTAAAAGCCAAACTCGATGCCGGCATACAAATCGATAATAACAGTAAAACCTATACGATAAAAGACGCCAAAGCTGTACTTAACAACCTGCAACTGGCATTACAGGGATCTTTCAAACTGATCAACGATTCTACCTACGGAATGGACCTGGGCTTCAAAGCTCCGTCTACTAATTTCAAGGATCTGCTTTCACTGGTTCCAACTGTGTATAAAACTGATTTCGATAAAATAAAAACCAGTGGCACCGCTGCTTTCAGCGGATTCGTCAAAGGCAATTACTCTCCCAAACAGATGCCTTCGTTCGGATTGGATCTTTCTGTAAAAGATGGTTTCTTCCAATACCCCGATCTGCCGAAACCAGTTAAAAATATCCAGATTGCAATGAAAATCAGTAACCCCGATGGCGTACCCGATCATACAGTGGTGGATATCCCCACCGGTCATCTCGAAATGGATAATACTCCGCTGGATTTGCGACTGCTGATAAAGACGCCTGTTTCTGATATGTACCTCGATGGTGCTGCAAAAGGAAAACTCGATTTGTCGAAGATCACCCAGTTCGTGAAACTGACATCCGGTACCAACCTGACAGGCTTGCTGGATGCCGATATCAGCGCGAAGGGTAATATGAGTGCCATCGAAAAGCAACAGTACGATAAATTCTACGCAGCAGGTACATTACAGCTGAGCAACATGCTTTATAAAAGCAAAGACTATCCCGACGGCGTAAAAGTGAATAATCTCGCTCTGCAGTTCAATCCAAAGAATGTAACCGTAAAAGATCTTAACGGCCAGTATCTCGGTACCAACTTCCAGGCTAACGGAGAGGTGAATAACCTGCTCGCCTATACGTTTAAAAATGCGCCGCTGGATGGGCACATGACTGTTAAAGCTGATAACATCGACCTCGACAAGTGGATGGGCACCAATACCAGCAACACCGGTACAACACCTGAAAAAGCGAAGACAGACTCGGCTGCCGCCATACCGTTTGCAGTACCTGCTAACCTGAATCTTGGCCTGCAGGCGAATGTAGACAAGGTACACTATGCCAAAGCTGATCTTACCAATGTTTCCGGTAACCTGGCCATCAAAGATGAAACTGTTACCATGCAACAGCTGAAAGCCAACGCGCTGCAGGGTACCATGGAAATTAACGGCAGCTACAGCACCAAAGCCAGCAAAATAAATCCCGACATCAACCTGACTTACAATGTGCAGAACCTGGATGTACAACAAACATTCAATACATTCAACACAGTACAAAAGCTGATGCCGATCGGTAAATTCCTTTCCGGAAAAATCACCTCGCAGTTGAGCATGCATGGCAAGCTGGGTAAGGATATGTCGCCCGAACTGAATACCCTGACCGGTGAAGGGAATCTCCTCCTCATCCAGGGCTTCCTGAAGGAGTTCGCGCCGGTAGATCAACTGGCCAACTCACTTAATATCGCTCAGTTGAAAGATATATCCCTGCGCGATATCAAGAACTATTTCGCCTTTGAAAACGGACGCGTAAAAGTAAATCCATTCAAGGTAACCGTAAACGGTGTACGCATGGATATTGCAGGCTCTCACGGCTTCGATCAATCGCTCGATTACACGCTGCAACTGGCCCTGCCCCGCAGCATGATGGGCAGCGCAGGTAACAACCTCGTCAATAACCTCGCCTCTCAGGCGCAGGCCAAAGGCATCCCGGTCAACATCGGCGACAGTGTGCATCTGCAGGTATTACTGGGTGGAAACATCCTGAAACCTAACCTGAAAACAGATCTGCGTGAAAGCGCCAATAACCTGAAAACACAAGCCACAGAGCTGGTGAAAAACAAAATAGATACGGTAAAACACACTGTAAAAGACAGTCTGAACCAACTTAAAAACAACGCCGTTAACCAACTGACAAACGAACTGAAAAACCAGCTCGCCGGTAAAAAAGACTCCGCGGCTACTGGTAAACCACTGGAGAATGTTGGCAAACAAGCCGGAGAAACGATGAAGAATACACTGAATAGTTTGTTCGGGAAGAAGAAGGCAGTGGATTCTACGAAACATTAA
- a CDS encoding ribonucleoside-diphosphate reductase subunit alpha, which yields MFVIKRDGRKEAVKFDKITARIEKLCYGFNTEYVDAIDVAKKVILGLYDGVTTSELDNLAAETAASLTTKHPDYALLASRIAVSNLHKNTIKSFSKTMKKLYEYIDPKTGKSAALLSDDVYEIIRKNAEILDSSIIYDRDFAFDYFGFKTLERSYLLKTDGKVQERPQHMLMRVSVGIHKEDIESAIKTYNLMSERWFTHATPTLFNAGTPKPQMSSCFLLTMQDDSIEGIYDTLKQTAKISQSAGGIGLSIHNIRATGSYISGTNGTSNGIIPMLRVFNDTARYVDQGGGKRKGAFAIYLEPWHADIFEFLDLRKNHGKEEMRARDLFYALWVPDLFMKRVESNGDWSLFCPHEAPGLHECWGEEFEQKFIQYEQEGRARKTVKAQDLWFAILDAQIETGNPYLLYKDSANRKSNQQNLGTIKSSNLCTEIIEYTDSNEVAVCNLASLALPRFVIDGKFDHQKLFDVTYQVTLNLNKIIDNNYYPVEEARRSNMRHRPVGLGVQGLADAFILMRYPFESDEAKQLNKEIFETIYFAGLSASNALAKAEGAYETFPGSPASKGILQFDMWDVTPSSRWDWDTLKQSIIEGGLRNSLLLAPMPTASTSQILGNNECFEPYTSNIYTRRVLSGEFVVVNKHLLKDLVELGLWDNDMKTKIISHNGSIQNINEIPANIKELYKTVWEIKQRNLIDMAADRGAFICQSQSLNLFVDTPTTGKLTSMHFYAWKKGLKTGMYYLRTQAATQAVQFTVEKQAGHQIQPVVGQSGNSVVEEEIVVGAVCTMEEGCVTCSA from the coding sequence ATGTTCGTAATTAAAAGAGATGGAAGAAAAGAAGCAGTGAAATTCGACAAGATCACTGCCCGTATTGAGAAGCTGTGCTACGGCTTCAATACTGAATATGTTGACGCCATTGATGTAGCGAAGAAAGTGATCCTGGGCTTATATGACGGGGTAACTACCAGTGAGCTCGACAACCTGGCTGCTGAAACAGCTGCCTCCCTTACGACTAAACATCCGGATTATGCCCTGCTGGCGTCCCGCATCGCAGTGAGCAATCTGCATAAAAATACAATCAAGTCGTTTTCCAAAACGATGAAGAAACTGTATGAATATATCGATCCTAAAACCGGTAAGTCAGCAGCACTGCTGTCTGACGACGTGTATGAGATCATCCGTAAGAATGCTGAGATCCTGGATTCCAGCATTATCTACGACCGCGACTTTGCATTCGACTATTTCGGTTTCAAAACACTGGAACGTTCTTACCTGCTGAAAACAGACGGTAAAGTACAGGAACGCCCTCAGCATATGCTCATGCGCGTATCTGTAGGTATCCATAAAGAAGATATTGAATCTGCGATCAAAACATATAACCTCATGAGCGAGCGCTGGTTTACACACGCTACACCAACGCTGTTCAATGCAGGTACACCTAAACCGCAGATGTCATCCTGCTTCCTGCTCACCATGCAGGACGATAGCATCGAAGGTATTTACGATACCCTGAAACAAACAGCGAAAATTTCCCAGAGCGCAGGTGGTATTGGTTTGAGCATCCACAATATCCGCGCTACGGGTTCTTATATCAGCGGCACCAACGGTACTTCCAATGGTATCATCCCGATGCTGCGCGTATTTAACGATACTGCCCGCTATGTGGATCAGGGCGGTGGCAAACGCAAAGGCGCTTTTGCCATCTACCTCGAACCATGGCATGCCGATATCTTCGAATTCCTGGATCTGCGCAAGAACCACGGTAAAGAGGAAATGCGCGCACGCGATCTGTTTTATGCACTCTGGGTACCGGATCTGTTCATGAAACGCGTGGAATCAAACGGCGACTGGTCGCTGTTCTGTCCGCATGAAGCACCCGGACTGCACGAATGCTGGGGTGAAGAGTTCGAGCAAAAGTTCATCCAGTACGAACAGGAAGGCCGTGCCCGCAAAACCGTGAAGGCGCAGGATCTTTGGTTCGCCATCCTCGATGCACAGATCGAAACCGGTAACCCTTACCTGCTGTATAAAGATTCTGCCAACCGCAAATCTAATCAGCAGAACCTCGGTACTATCAAGAGCTCCAACCTCTGCACAGAAATCATCGAGTATACCGATTCAAATGAAGTAGCGGTATGTAACCTTGCTTCCCTCGCGCTGCCCAGGTTTGTAATTGATGGTAAATTCGACCACCAGAAATTATTTGATGTCACCTACCAGGTGACACTGAATCTGAACAAGATCATTGATAATAACTACTATCCGGTAGAAGAAGCAAGACGCAGCAATATGCGCCACCGTCCTGTTGGACTGGGCGTTCAGGGCCTTGCAGATGCGTTTATCCTTATGCGTTACCCTTTCGAAAGCGATGAGGCTAAACAGCTGAACAAGGAAATATTTGAAACCATTTATTTCGCAGGCCTTTCTGCTTCCAACGCTTTGGCAAAAGCTGAGGGCGCCTACGAAACATTCCCGGGCTCTCCTGCTTCCAAAGGTATCCTTCAGTTCGATATGTGGGATGTAACACCTTCTTCCCGCTGGGATTGGGATACACTGAAGCAATCCATCATCGAAGGCGGCCTCCGCAACTCACTGCTGCTGGCGCCAATGCCTACTGCTTCTACCTCTCAGATCCTCGGTAATAACGAGTGCTTTGAACCATATACTTCCAACATCTACACCCGCCGTGTGCTGAGTGGTGAATTTGTGGTAGTGAACAAACACCTCCTGAAAGATCTGGTGGAACTAGGCCTGTGGGATAATGATATGAAAACAAAGATCATTTCTCATAATGGTTCTATCCAGAACATTAACGAAATCCCTGCTAATATCAAAGAATTGTATAAAACAGTATGGGAGATCAAACAACGTAACCTGATAGATATGGCTGCCGACCGCGGTGCATTTATCTGCCAGTCACAATCACTCAACCTGTTTGTAGATACGCCTACTACCGGTAAGCTGACCTCCATGCATTTCTACGCCTGGAAGAAAGGTCTGAAAACAGGCATGTACTATCTGCGTACGCAGGCTGCTACCCAGGCGGTACAGTTCACCGTGGAAAAACAAGCCGGTCATCAGATCCAGCCAGTGGTTGGCCAAAGCGGCAATAGTGTTGTGGAAGAAGAAATTGTGGTGGGCGCGGTATGTACAATGGAAGAAGGTTGCGTTACCTGCAGTGCATAA
- a CDS encoding DoxX family membrane protein produces MNQEIASLFLRLSLAGGFLSAVASRLGLWGKKSSGWNSFLDYTAQVNSFAPKSIIPTLAVASTLLEITLAILLLIGFKTKYAASGTGVLTLLFAIAMSYSFGIKEPLDYSVFAVSAAAFLLATLPASKWSIDLILNH; encoded by the coding sequence ATGAATCAGGAAATCGCATCTCTGTTTTTAAGACTATCACTGGCGGGTGGCTTTTTATCGGCTGTGGCCAGCCGCCTGGGCTTGTGGGGCAAAAAATCATCCGGATGGAACAGTTTCTTAGACTATACGGCGCAGGTAAATTCGTTCGCACCTAAAAGTATCATCCCCACACTTGCCGTTGCAAGCACCCTCCTGGAAATTACACTGGCTATTCTTTTGCTCATCGGATTTAAAACAAAATATGCAGCATCAGGTACTGGTGTGCTGACCCTGCTGTTTGCTATAGCCATGAGCTATTCTTTTGGAATAAAGGAACCGCTGGATTATTCGGTATTTGCTGTTAGTGCAGCCGCTTTCTTACTAGCCACCCTGCCTGCTTCCAAATGGAGCATCGATTTAATTCTTAACCACTAA
- a CDS encoding cupin domain-containing protein: MQPSTNINDYIVRNGEKQWQPLIEKGIHYEGISVISLLYDNEKGRSTTILLRFEPGAAYPYHNHPAGEQIYVLSGDVIVEGASLSAGDYLYTPPGFKHSVTTKTGCTLFFIIPEEVEILNV, encoded by the coding sequence ATGCAACCATCCACCAACATCAACGATTATATTGTTCGAAATGGAGAAAAACAATGGCAACCCTTGATTGAAAAAGGTATTCACTACGAAGGTATATCTGTGATTTCACTTTTGTATGACAACGAAAAGGGCAGGTCCACTACTATTTTACTCAGGTTTGAACCTGGGGCGGCTTATCCTTATCACAATCATCCTGCCGGAGAACAAATTTATGTATTGAGTGGAGATGTGATAGTAGAAGGAGCCAGCTTGTCTGCAGGTGATTATTTATACACGCCGCCAGGTTTTAAACATTCGGTTACAACAAAAACGGGTTGTACTTTATTTTTTATAATTCCGGAAGAAGTAGAAATATTAAACGTATAA
- a CDS encoding AraC family transcriptional regulator: MITVKKISNAPELLQPRRVMKYVLVYCKTGSLTMDIDNRPFVLNSGDVVTITSGQIHHIVENSKAAGDVLEFTLSFFCKDDKDIELIFHNGLFCHFAMNEVIPVNKNIIEEQLHLIGEELIHKPYQYLISLHSRVELILVAINRAKVERGDEIWKPDALFLKFLEAVRNNFEKNYTVVQFAGILGTTEAKLNELAKLHAGKTAQNVIYGLVASEAKRLLTYENLSVKEVAYRLGFNDPFYFSNFFKKQANVSPKQYKEMLHTPND, encoded by the coding sequence ATGATCACGGTAAAGAAGATAAGCAATGCGCCCGAATTATTGCAACCCCGCCGTGTGATGAAATATGTCCTGGTATATTGCAAGACAGGGAGCCTGACAATGGATATTGATAACCGGCCTTTCGTGCTAAACAGCGGAGATGTGGTTACCATTACTTCGGGGCAAATACACCATATTGTTGAAAACAGCAAAGCAGCAGGTGATGTGCTGGAGTTTACCCTGAGTTTCTTTTGTAAAGATGACAAGGATATTGAGCTGATATTTCACAACGGGCTTTTTTGTCATTTTGCCATGAATGAAGTAATCCCTGTTAATAAAAATATTATCGAAGAACAACTTCATTTAATTGGCGAAGAATTAATACACAAGCCTTATCAGTATCTGATATCCCTGCATAGCCGTGTTGAATTAATTTTGGTGGCCATTAACCGGGCAAAAGTGGAAAGGGGCGATGAAATCTGGAAGCCGGATGCTTTGTTTCTGAAATTTTTAGAAGCGGTACGCAACAACTTTGAAAAAAATTATACCGTGGTGCAATTTGCCGGTATATTGGGCACTACGGAGGCTAAGCTGAACGAGCTGGCAAAACTGCATGCCGGTAAAACTGCACAGAACGTCATATACGGGCTTGTGGCATCCGAGGCCAAGCGGCTGCTTACGTATGAAAACCTTTCCGTAAAAGAAGTGGCATACAGGCTGGGCTTTAACGATCCGTTTTACTTTTCCAATTTCTTCAAAAAGCAGGCAAACGTTTCTCCCAAGCAGTATAAAGAGATGCTGCACACACCCAACGATTGA